Proteins encoded by one window of Aspergillus puulaauensis MK2 DNA, chromosome 4, nearly complete sequence:
- a CDS encoding uncharacterized protein (TransMembrane:1 (n11-22c27/28o137-153i)), whose protein sequence is MRIISSITHPLGSLLILSLSAFGLASAFGFDLALHGLYRNLERRSLPGSLALAPTDAVGKYQPPPGPVIYGPSPAAVSSPSTPEDTDENETTHESNRAMAATDDSADSNESHLRIPSVSEMDAMIVKTQTGLGRKNAAGSLAGIIVSILVVLYL, encoded by the exons ATGAGAATCATATCCTCTATAACCCATCCTCTGGGCAGCCTACTCATTCTGAGCTTGTCAGCATTCGGTCTCGCCTCAGCCTTTGGCTTCGATTTGGCACTGCACGGGCTATATCGCAACTTAGAACGTCGCAGTCTCCCGGGTTCTCTTGCGCTTGCTCCAACAGATGCGGTAGGAAAGTACCAGCCTCCACCAGGACCGGTGATTTACGGGCCTTCACCTGCGGCAGTTTCATCACCTTCGACACCGGAAGATACAGATGAGAATGAAACCACACATGAGTCAAATCGAGCAATGGCGGCAACAGACGACTCTGCAGACTCCAACGA GTCACACCTGCGTATTCCCTCTGTGTCGGAAATGGATGCAATGATAGTCAAAACCCAGACTGGATTAGGAAGGAAAAATGCGGCAGGTTCACTGGCAGGAATTATAGTGTCCATACTTGTGGTGCTCTATCTGTAA
- a CDS encoding protein N-lysine methyltransferase family protein (COG:A;~EggNog:ENOG410PQ0E;~InterPro:IPR029063,IPR019410;~PFAM:PF10294) has translation MVYYIRFLKTPRLQKLKTGSVSASALICLTTDLGDAFLTQDVDLLVTLRPAHDEKNIICQERLQWHGGKRELPISLGSLPSSISQRPMIMEVTTSKPIRGTDSTLSDSLLDQRSIPLVISCWSAPFGGSQSLVAEKLVERRFRVSRSVQLSIWEETGNSIARHIWDAAISSVMYLQQIIARDHGPSNPVLEDLLQTGRSSPLNVIELGSGCGIVGIALASLLPQCSALLTDLSEVEDIICKNIAVAQPAHGSEIKYRPLEWEEELPDNLFDSPSIDLVLVSDCTYNADSQPALVSVLSRLVQVSPSAIILVALKRRHESEGVFFDLMESAGLHNLHLHRTKVPSEHEQWDEIELHCYGKRAQK, from the exons ATGGTTTATTACATTCGTTTTCTCAAAACTCCCAGGCTGCAGAAGCTAAAAACTGGCTCTGTCTCCGCCTCTGCACTTATCTGCCTCACAACAGATCTAGGCGATGCATTCCTGACACAGGATGTGGATTTACTTGTAACGCTCCGTCCTGCTCACGATGAGAAAAACATCATATGTCAGGAACGGCTGCAGTGGCACGGAGGGAAGCGTGAACTCCCAATTTCCCTGGGATCGCTCCCCAGCAGTATCTCACAGCGACCAATGATAATGGAAGTGACCACATCCAAACCTATCCGCGGCACAGATTCAACATTGTCAGACTCTCTGTTGGATCAACGCAGTATCCCGCTAGTAATATCCTGCTGGAGTGCACCTTTCGGAGGCTCACAGTCGCTGGTCGCCGAGAAGCTGGTTGAACGACGCTTCCGTGTAAGCCGGTCTGTGCAACTGAGTATATGGGAGGAAACCGGGAATAGCATTGCACGGCATATCTG GGATGCAGCAATATCTTCGGTCATGTATCTTCAGCAGATAATTGCTAGGGATCACGGACCATCCAACCCGGTGCTAGAGGACCTTTTACAAACTGGACGCAGTAGCCCCCTCAACGTAATTGAACTAGGATCAGGATGCGGTATAGTTGGTATCGCTTTGGCAAGCCTTCTCCCGCAATGCTCCGCCCTGCTCACAGACCTATCcgaggttgaggatatcatctGTAAGAATATTGCTGTTGCGCAGCCGGCGCATGGGTCAGAGATCAAGTACCGGCCACTCgaatgggaagaagaactcCCGGATAATCTCTTTGACAGCCCGTCCATTGATCTAGTCCTTGTCTCAGACTGCACTTATAATGCGGACAGCCAGCCGGCTCTAGTGTCAGTGTTAAGTCGACTGGTCCAGGTGTCTCCTAGCGCTATCATCCTCGTAGCTCTAAAGAGACGGCATGAAAGCGAGGGTGTTTTCTTTGATTTGATGGAATCCGCTGGGCTACACAATCTACATTTGCACCGCACCAAGGTCCCCTCAGAGCACGAACAATGGGATGAAATCGAGTTGCACTGTTATGGCAAACGTGCCCAAAAATGA
- a CDS encoding uncharacterized protein (COG:S;~EggNog:ENOG410PJNN) encodes MMRPRDPRVRQTINQISYNLESANETAQERIYTFSHNYIFPCFSTIGNCVNSCTAPCLPTRDDHLRRRRRRYADFDFYDDWENEEADDTILGWGTDELDRLLAGSGLARGNSDQPRKQRRMSYGARRASRRKSGLLIPDDHDDPTVIPSSSFLGFLERFPWRFGARGLKYRPSIADLQEHPTGLRDVHEQDPLIEEGEETGGGPVNVNNGRYRSSTQSSRETANSLSSRGDLIMSDEEEDAVPLDDEFAMALARRGTGLESDDQEGGKPDSMRSTSGTFSIAPTTSSKSSKNKKKKKRSSRIRSPPSSFADLSRDMASISIDDLKREDEQAAREEELEIVRKRLAARQVALHRGISIEDVKTASISPSQTAPSGVAHSTLPVNTSDAQGKQDSALNNKVTRQDSNPRLSEPDSRTEPFPPLPDTLMSPESIEYISTHSDPSRNSDVRLRPVDPVPEPEDDAPSSKTDYDRI; translated from the exons atgaTGCGACCGAGAGATCCTCGAGTCAGGCAGACAATCAACCAGATTTCGTATAATCTCGAGTCCGCAAACGAGACAGCGCAGGAACGGATTTATACATTTTCGCATAACTATATATTCCCCTGTTTCTCGACAATTGGAAACTGTGTCAATTCATGCACTGCGCCCTGTCTCCCCACCCGCGACGACCACCTGCGCCGTCGCCGGCGTCGCTACGCAGATTTCGACTTCTACGACGACTGGGAGAACGAAGAGGCGGATGATACCATTTTAGGATGGGGTACAGACGAACTAGATCGTCTGTTGGCTGGGAGCGGGCTAGCGCGGGGAAATTCCGACCAACCTCGCAAGCAGCGGAGGATGAGCTATGGTGCTCGTCGCGCGAGTAGGAGGAAAAGCGGACTTTTAATACCAGACGATCATGATGACCCGACTGTTATCCCGAGCTCGTCATTTCTGGGATTCCTCGAGCGATTCCCATGGAGATTTGGCGCGCGGGGTTTGAAATACAGACCCTCTATCGCTGACCTTCAAGAACACCCGACCGGGTTACGAGACGTACACGAGCAGGACCCTCTAATagaagagggcgaagagaCCGGAGGAGGGCCTGTGAATGTGAACAATGGGAGGTATCGCAGTTCAACACAGTCGTCCCGTGAAACCGCAAACTCTCTCAGCTCCCGAGGGGATTTAATTAtgagcgacgaggaggaggacgcgGTACCTTTGGACGACGAATTTGCTATGGCCTTGGCCCGAAGGGGAACAGGGCTGGAGTCGGATGATCAGGAAGGGGGTAAACCCGACAGTATGAGGTCTACCTCTGGTACATTCAGCATAGCACCCACCACATcttcgaagagctcgaaaaacaagaagaaaaagaagcggTCCAGTCGAATACGTTCGCCTCCAAGCTCTTTCGCGGATCTTTCCCGCGATATGGCGTCAATATCGATTGACGATTTAAAGAGGGAGGATGAGCAGGCTGCGCGGGAAGAAGAGCTAGAAATTGTACGGAAACGGCTCGCCGCGCGGCAGGTGGCTTTGCACCGGGGGATCAGCATAGAGGATGTCAAA ACTGCTTCCATATCTCCATCACAAACAGCGCCTTCGGGTGTTGCTCACTCCACCTTGCCCGTCAACACCTCGGACGCGCAGGGGAAACAAGACTCTGCCCTTAATAACAAAGTAACCCGACAAGACTCTAACCCGCGATTATCCGAGCCTGATTCACGAACTGAACCATTCCCACCTTTGCCCGATACACTCATGAGTCCTGAGAGTATCGAATATATTTCTACCCACTCCGATCCTAGTCGGAATTCGGACGTACGTCTGAGACCCGTTGACCCAGTGCCGGAACCCGAGGATGACGCCCCGAGCTCTAAGACCGATTATGACAGAATTTGA
- a CDS encoding NAD(P)H-dependent flavin oxidoreductase (COG:S;~EggNog:ENOG410PIPT;~InterPro:IPR004136,IPR013785;~PFAM:PF03060,PF00478;~go_function: GO:0003824 - catalytic activity [Evidence IEA];~go_function: GO:0018580 - nitronate monooxygenase activity [Evidence IEA];~go_process: GO:0055114 - oxidation-reduction process [Evidence IEA]), producing MSISTPLTSLLNIQSPVLLAGMAKASGAPLAAAVSNAGGLGVIGGLGYTPDQMNEMLTELKSLLKDKSLPFGVDLALPQVGGNARKTNHDYTNGQLDQLIDVVINHGTKLFVCAVGIPPAHVIKRLHDAGILIMNMVGAPKHAEKALKAGVDIICAQGGEGGGHTGDIPFSVLIPAIFDTVQKYKSPLTGQTPLVVAAGGINDGRSLAAALTLGAAGVWVGTRFLATEESGASKLHKEAVVGAQYGETKRTLVISGRPLRMLPNDYIKEWEKKPEEIARLTAQGIVPIEHDFNNDKDFDIPYLMGDVSGIIKEIKPAGVVLKEMVAQASDVLKKSAAYATGPASKL from the coding sequence ATGTCAATCTCAACGCCCCTCACCTccctcctcaacatccaaaGCCCCGTCCTCCTCGCAGGCATGGCAAAGGCCTCCGGCGCACCCCTCGCAGCCGCAGTGTCCAACGCCGGCGGTCTCGGTGTCATCGGCGGCCTGGGCTACACCCCAGACCAAATGAACGAGATGCTCACGGAGCTCAAGTCCCTGCTCAAGGACAAATCGCTCCCCTTCGGCGTcgacctcgccctcccccaAGTCGGCGGCAACGCCCGCAAGACAAACCACGACTACACAAACGGCCAGCTCGACCAGCTCATTGACGTGGTCATCAACCACGGGACGAAGCTATTTGTGTGCGCTGTTGGCATCCCGCCCGCGCATGTGATCAAGCGTCTCCACGATGCCGGGATCTTGATTATGAACATGGTGGGTGCGCCGAAGCACGCGGAGAAGGCGCTCAAGGCTGGCGTGGATATCATCTGTGCGCAGGGCGGAGAAGGTGGTGGACATACTGGAGACATTCCGTTCTCTGTGCTTATCCCGGCCATTTTTGATACGGTGCAGAAGTATAAGAGCCCGCTTACAGGACAGACGCCgctggttgttgctgctggaggtATTAACGATGGGCGGAGTCTGGCAGCTGCCTTGACGCTGGGCGCGGCTGGTGTGTGGGTGGGGACAAGGTTCCTGGCCACGGAAGAGAGTGGTGCGAGCAAGCTGCATAAGGAGGCTGTTGTCGGCGCGCAATATGGGGAGACCAAGCGGACGCTTGTTATTTCTGGACGACCGCTACGGATGTTGCCCAACGACTACATCAAAGAatgggagaagaagcccgaggagattgcgcgGTTAACGGCGCAGGGTATTGTGCCAATAGAGCATGATTTCAATAACGATAAGGACTTTGATATCCCTTACCTCATGGGTGACGTCTCTGGCATCATCAAGGAGATCAAACCTGCGGGAGTGGtcctgaaggagatggttgcGCAGGCCTCCGATGTCTTGAAAAAGAGTGCCGCTTATGCGACGGGCCCTGCGAGCAAGCTTTAA
- a CDS encoding taxilin (COG:Z;~EggNog:ENOG410PK98;~InterPro:IPR026183;~PFAM:PF09728;~go_function: GO:0019905 - syntaxin binding [Evidence IEA]), protein MSATAMSKKNKGKKAADPNETSKLLAAKISQLEQDAAGEKDQEQEIEREVKKATRDLNQLLTNIESPMTRLETVHKKYTELLADMKKLDRDYAKSKKRADQLQKDQDKGKSELNKTVTMKDKLEKLCRELTKENKKVKDENKKLEENEKKARAIVNERLDSLLYDIQDVMAAKGNPRSDKVDIDLDEALRAKIKTIGEKFEMRELHYKSLLRSKDAEIQCLTAKYEEQRRAAENEAARCRALSSQVSTFSHTESELRSQLNIYVEKFKQEMEEMSKKTKRLEKENLTLTRKHDQTNRNILEMAEERTRNHEELDKWRKKSHHLEALCRRMQAQGRGQNLAVDLDGDDEGTESEYEEDYEDEEDEEGISDEEYEVDSANGDHSLPQQPQQPEKPEKPVFGPPPPPNLLETRANGKPVLNGCH, encoded by the exons ATGTCGGCTACGGCTATGTCGAAGAAAaacaaggggaagaaggccGCGGACCCTAACGAGACTTCGAAACTTCTTGCCGCCAAGATCTCgcagctggagcaggatgcGGCTGGAGAGAAGGACCAAGAGCAAGAAATCG AAcgggaggtgaagaaggccacCAGAGATTTAAACCAGCTCTTGACCAATATCGAATCCCCGATGACCCGCCTCGAAACTGTCCATAAAAAGTACACCGAGCTCCTGGCTGACATGAAGAAGTTGGACCGCGACTATGCCAAGAGTAAGAAGCGCGCGGACCAGCTCCAGAAGGACCAAGACAAGGGCAAATCGGAGTTGAACAAAACTGTTACTATGAAAGATAAGCTGGAAAAGCTTTGTAGGGAGCTTAcgaaagaaaacaagaaagtCAAG GATGAAAACAAGAAACTAGAGGAGAACGAGAAAAAGGCCCGTGCGATAGTCAATGAACGACTTGACTCTCTTTTGTACGACATTCAAGATGTTATGGCAGCAAAGGGCAATCCTCGAAGCGACAAGGTGGACATCGACCTTGACGAAGC CCTGCGGGCCAAGATCAAAACCATTGGGGAAAAGTTTGAGATGCGCGAGTTACACTACAAGTCCTTACTGCGCAGCAAAGACGCAGAAATTCAATGTCTTACCGCAAAATACGAAGAACAACGACGTGCGGCGGAGAATGAAGCTGCTCGCTGTCGTGCGCTGAGCTCCCAGGTATCTACGTTCTCGCATACCGAGTCTGAACTGCGAAGCCAGCTGAATATTTACGTGGAAAAGTTTAAACAG gagatggaggaaatgTCGAAAAAGACTAAACGattggaaaaggaaaacCTCACCCTCACTCGCAAACACGATCAGACAAACCGAAACATACTAGAAATGGCCGAGGAGCGAACGAGGAATCATGAAGAACTCGACAAGTGGCGGAAGAAGAGTCATCACCTCGAAGCACTGTGTCGACGAATGCAGGCCCAGGGCCGTGGGCAGAATCTTGCTGTGGATTTAGACGGTGACGACGAGGGGACGGAAAGCGAATACGAAGAGGAttacgaagacgaagaagacgaagagggcatCAGTGACGAAGAATATGAAGTCGATAGCGCCAACGGAGACCACTCCCTGCCacagcagccacagcagccAGAGAAGCCAGAGAAGCCTGTATTTGGGCCGCCACCGCCCCCGAACCTCCTGGAAACACGAGCGAATGGGAAACCTGTGTTAAACGGATGCCACTAA
- the cym1 gene encoding pitrilysin family metalloprotease cym1 (COG:O;~EggNog:ENOG410PH5B;~InterPro:IPR011765,IPR013578,IPR007863,IPR011249;~MEROPS:MER0025036;~PFAM:PF05193,PF08367,PF00675;~go_function: GO:0046872 - metal ion binding [Evidence IEA];~go_process: GO:0006508 - proteolysis [Evidence IEA]) translates to MLRSFLQLGRQRAPALHKPCGRVLRPATSLSRWSQTRTLASVSSLPGLPEVGDQLHGFTVEEKKHVPELHLTAVRLKHDKTHADYLHIAREDKNNVFGIGFKTNPPDATGVPHILEHTTLCGSEKYPIRDPFFKMLPRSLSNFMNAFTSSDHTMYPFATTNLQDFQNLLSVYLDATMHPLLKEEDFRQEGWRLGPEDPRAIQTQEGGLKLEDILFKGVVYNEMKGSMSDANYLYWIRYQESIFPAINNSGGDPQNITDLTHKQLVDFSKQNYNPSNAKILTYGDMPLDGHLKQVGGVLDGFNKGDADTSVKRPIDLREPVNVTVPGPIDTFASEDKQFKTSTSWYMGDSTDIVETFSAGILSSLLLDGYGSPMYKALIESGLGSSFTPNTGLDTSARVPVFSIGVTGVSEDQAPRVKEEVQRVFQESLEKGFNDEKVQGFLHQLELALRHKTANFGLGVIQKTLGSWFNGSDPMKELAWNEVIDGFKSKYEKGGYLESLMQKYLINDNCLTFTMVGNPSFNKELDEKEVVRKEAKLKELIEQYGSAEKAVTELGKAELQLLEVQEQAQHSDLSCLPSLRVEDISRQKEYKPVRESSVEDTDVVWREAPTNGLTYFQAVNAFADLPDDLRLLLPLFNDCIMRLGTPTRTMEQWEDLMKLKTGGVSTSTFHTSSPTELGQFKEGLEFSGFAVDKNIPDMLEILTALVTETDFTSPYAPAMIQELLRLSTNGALDAVAGTGHRYALNAAAAGLSRSFWAQEQTSGLAQLQAMANLLRDAETSPERLAELIEKLRLIQSFAISKTSGLRVRLVCEPGSSSQNESILQKWISGLPKSPSPSTQPQSFGSESLVTKAFYDLPYKVYYSGLALPTVPFTHSSSAKLSVLSQLLTHNYLHPEIREKGGAYGAGASNGPVKGFFAFTSYRDPNPANTLKVFQNSGIFARDRIWSDREINEAKLGIFQGLDAPVSVDEEGARYFMSGITHEMDQRWREQVLDVTAKDVNEVAQAFLVDGTRRSVCLLGEKKDWAESENWEVRKLSMNPSEVSDLPEGDAAASA, encoded by the exons ATGCTCCGCTCattcctgcagctgggcaGACAGCGAGCTCCGGCCCTCCACAAACCCTGCGGGCGCGTATTGAGGCCCGCCACGTCATTATCTCGGTGGTCTCAAACACGAACCCTCGCTTCAGTTTCCAGCTTACCGGGCTTGCCAGAAGTTGGCGACCAGCTTCATGGGTTTACcgtggaggagaagaaacatgTGCCCGAGCTTCACCTTACGGCTGTCCGATTAAAGCATGACAAGACACATGCGGATTACCTCCATATTGCAAGAGAAGACAAGAACAATGTTTTCGGCATCGGATTCAAGACGAACCCTCCGGACGCCACAGGTGTGCCGCATATCTTAGAGCACACTACTCTCTGTGGTAGTGAGAA ATACCCGATCCGTGACCCGTTTTTTAAGATGCtccctcgctctctctctAATTTCATGAATGCCTTCACCTCATCCGATCACACCATGTATCCGTTTGCCACGACAAACTTGCAAGACTTCCAAAACCTCCTATCTGTCTATCTGGATGCTACCATGCACCCTCTactcaaggaagaagatttCAGGCAAGAAGGATGGCGTTTAGGACCGGAAGACCCTCGGGCCATCCAAACTCAGGAGGGTGGCTTGAAGCTGGAAGACATCTTGTTCAAGGGTGTTGTGTACAACGAAATGAAGGGTTCAATGTCTGACGCCAACTACCTTTACTGGATCAGATACCAAGAGAGCATTTTCCCTGCCATTAATAACTCTGGAGGAGACCCTCAAAACATCACGGACTTGACGCACAAGCAACTAGTCGACTTCTCAAAGCAAAATTACAACCCCAGCAATGCTAAGATCCTGACTTACGGCGATATGCCTCTAGATGGCCATCTGAAGCAGGTTGGTGGCGTCTTGGACGGATTTAACAAAGGAGATGCCGACACGTCCGTCAAAAGGCCGATTGATCTCCGTGAACCTGTAAACGTGACTGTGCCAGGGCCAATTGACACGTTCGCCAGCGAAGACAAGCAATTTAAAACTTCCACGTCGTGGTACATGGGTGATAGCACGGATATCGTCGAAACGTTCTCAGCAGGTATCCTCTCGTCTCTGTTGCTGGATGGATACGGGTCTCCCATGTACAAGGCTTTGATTGAAAGTGGACTGGGTTCCTCTTTCACCCCCAACACGGGCCTCGACACTTCCGCTAGAGTTCCTGTTTTCTCAATTGGTGTCACTGGTGTGAGCGAGGATCAAGCCCCGCGAGTGAAGGAGGAAGTCCAGCGAGTCTTCCAGGAGTCTCTCGAGAAGGGCTTCAATGACGAGAAGGTCCAGGGATTCCTCCACCAGTTGGAGCTTGCCCTTCGACATAAGACCGCGAACTTTGGTCTTGGAGTCATCCAAAAAACTCTCGGGTCTTGGTTTAACGGTTCAGATCCCATGAAGGAGCTGGCTTGGAATGAGGTTATCGATGGCTTTAAGAGCAAGTACGAAAAGGGTGGCTATCTGGAGTCCCTGATGCAAAAGTACCTCATCAATGATAACTGCCTGACATTTACGATGGTCGGCAACCCATCATTTAAcaaggagttggatgaaAAAGAAGTGGTCAGGAAGGAGGCGAAGCTCAAGGAACTGATTGAGCAGTATGGCTCAGCTGAGAAGGCAGTCACTGAACTTGGCAAGGCCGAGCTACAGCTGCTTGAGGTTCAAGAGCAAGCGCAGCACTCTGATCTAAGCTGTCTGCCATCGCTGCGAGTTGAAGATATCTCTCGGCAAAAGGAGTACAAGCCGGTCCGCGAATCTAGTGTTGAGGACACGGATGTTGTCTGGCGCGAAGCTCCCACCAACGGATTGACCTACTTCCAAGCAGTAAATGCTTTCGCCGATCTCCCCGATGACCTTCGCCTACTACTACCGCTTTTCAACGATTGCATTATGCGACTTGGAACTCCAACCAGGACGATGGAGCAGTGGGAAGACTTGATGAAACTTAAGACAGGCGGAGTCTCGACCTCAACTTTCCACACGTCGTCGCCAACAGAACTCGGTCAATTCAAGGAAGGCCTCGAGTTTTCTGGCTTTGCGGTGGACAAGAACATCCCAGACATGCTTGAAATCCTGACAGCCCTTGTTACCGAGACTGACTTCACCAGCCCTTACGCACCGGCGATGATCCAGGAACTTCTGCGATTGTCCACTAATGGGGCGTTGGATGCTGTGGCAGGGACGGGCCACCGATACGCATTGAATGCCGCAGCAGCTGGCCTTTCTCGTAGTTTTTGGGCGCAAGAGCAGACTTCAGGCCTTGCCCAGCTGCAAGCCATGGCCAACCTTCTACGTGATGCCGAGACTTCTCCTGAACGTCTAGCGGAGCTGATCGAAAAACTCCGTCTCATTCAATCATTTGCTATTTCAAAAACATCTGGTCTTCGGGTTCGCCTTGTCTGTGAACCAGGAAGTTCAAGCCAGAATGAGTCGATCTTGCAAAAGTGGATTTCCGGCCTACCGAAGTCTCCTTCACCCTCGACTCAGCCTCAGAGTTTTGGCTCGGAGTCGCTTGTCACCAAGGCCTTTTATGACCTGCCTTACAAGGTCTATTATTCTGGATTGGCTTTACCAACAGTGCCATTTACGCATTCCTCCAGTGCGAAGCTGAGCGTCCTTTCTCAGCTTCTCACTCACAACTATCTCCATCCCGAGATTAGAGAAAAGGGAGGAGCCTATGGAGCAGGAGCAAGCAACGGCCCGGTCAAGGGATTCTTCGCCTTCACTAGCTACCGTGACCCCAACCCTGCCAATACCCTCAAGGTCTTCCAAAACAGTGGTATTTTCGCGAGAGACCGTATCTGGTCAGACCGTGAAATCAACGAAGCTAAGCTAGGCATTTTCCAAGGCCTTGATGCCCCGGTcagcgttgatgaagaaggagccAGGTACTTCATGAGTGGTATCACCCATGAGATGGATCAGCGTTGGAGAGAACAGGTTCTAGACGTCACAGCAAAGGACGTCAATGAAGTTGCCCAGgccttcctcgtcgatggCACCCGACGATCCGTTTGTCTCCTaggtgagaagaaggattgGGCTGAGTCTGAAAATTGGGAGGTCCGCAAACTCTCCATGAATCCCTCTGAGGTTTCCGACCTTCCTGAGGGAGATGCTGCAGCCTCGGCCTAA
- a CDS encoding DNA-directed DNA polymerase delta subunit POL31 (BUSCO:EOG09263CUU;~COG:L;~EggNog:ENOG410PFYC;~InterPro:IPR041863,IPR007185,IPR024826,IPR040663;~PFAM:PF18018,PF04042;~go_function: GO:0003677 - DNA binding [Evidence IEA];~go_process: GO:0006260 - DNA replication [Evidence IEA]), which produces MAANSTEEEFLCPPSTEQHELAQRNPSVYNPLDTFRLPPGQERQYQQQYGDMYFLRLAKLKPAVEAVAVEAWEGFSIAGEYARRVERVLDVRQGELCWVAGTIYMEMPLKPNILDDLTKDNFTTAPPPRRTYQDPAHPELTEIMLEDESGRLRLTGSKLKSVQLATGAIIGVLGTENANGDFDAIDIKVPDLARQPRRWERDDVSSEESKKGKIALVSGLGITGTSSDSLALELLTDYLLGYTGSSSQKDEAGSLPDASGITRLIIAGNSLGVSTIEAAPALENGASGKKIAQQKKYGYDASAYNASPITQLDAFLAELLPSIPITLMPGESDPANFSLPQQPIHRAMFPRARAYCAAPPTGDEKPEHGWFDSVTNPWEGDVEGWRLWGSSGQNVDDVLRYLDFADEDGTIDTDGDVEARIRIMEAMLRWRCGVPTAPDTIWSYPFQTHDPFVMQSCPHLFFTGNQPRFKTAIIEGNAPLKLSGEDTEMGGTEEDSSYPTVRLVSIPKFRESGELVLVDTETLEVEVVKFGAFAGKEEKQ; this is translated from the exons ATGGCTGCAAACTCCACAGAGGAAGAGTTCTTGTGTCCTCCGAG TACGGAACAACATGAGCTTGCGCAACGAAACCCCTCTGTCTACAACCCTTTAGATACGTTCCGACTTCCACCCGGCCAGGAGAGGCAATACCAACAGCAATATGGAGATATGTACTTCTTGCGACTCGCGAAGCTGAAGCCAGCGGTTGAAGCAGTTGCGGTCGAGGCTTGGGAAGGATTCAGC ATTGCAGGAGAGTATGCCCGTCGCGTGGAACGAGTACTCGATGTTCGACAAGGAGAACTTTGTTGGGTTGCGGGCACAATATATATGGAGATGCCACTGAAGCCCAATATCTTGGACGACCTTACGAAAGAT AATTTCACAACAGcaccccctcctcgccgAACCTACCAAGACCCAGCACACCCAGAGTTGACAGAAATCATGCTTGAAGACGAATCCGGACGACTGCGCTTGACGGGAAGCAAACTTAAATCGGTCCAACTAGCAACGGGTGCCATCATTGGTGTGCTTGGGACGGAGAACGCAAATGGAGATTTCGACGCGATTGATATCAAGGTTCCCGATCTCGCTCGACAGCCCCGACGATGGGAGAGGGATGATGTATCATCGGAGGAGTcgaaaaaaggaaaaatcGCATTGGTTAGTGGTCTTGGTATTACGGGAACCTCGAGTGACAGCCTTGCCCTCGAGCTCCTGACAGACTACCTTTTGGGCTACACGGGATCGTCTTCTCAAAAGGACGAGGCCGGCTCACTACCAGATGCCAGCGGGATTACACGGTTGATAATTGCTGGTAACTCACTAGGGGTGAGTACCATCGAGGCGGCACCGGCATTGGAAAACGGAGCTTCGGGAAAGAAGATTGCGCAACAGAAGAAATACGGATACGATGCTTCGGCGTACAATGCGTCGCCGATTACACAATTGGATGCTTTTCTCGCAGAACTTCTACCTAGCATACCGATTACTCTCATGCCAGGCGAAAGCGACCCGGCAAATTTTTCGctgccccagcagccaatcCACCGAGCAATGTTCCCGCGTGCGAGGGCATACTGCGCTGCACCACCAACGGGAGATGAGAAACCAGAACACGGCTGGTTCGATAGCGTGACGAACCCCTGGGAAGGAGATGTAGAGGGCTGGCGGCTGTGGGGTAGCAGTGGGCAGAACGTGGATGACGTGCTTCGATACCTGGATTTTGCAGATGAGGATGGGACTATCGATACTGACGGGGACGTGGAAGCTAGGATACGGATCATGGAGGCCATGCTGCGGTGGAGATGTGGAGTTCCCACTGCTCCAGATACAATAT GGTCCTACCCATTCCAGACACACGACCCCTTTGTTATGCAGAGCTGTCCGCATCTTTTCTTCACTGGTAACCAGCCACGGTTCAAGACCGCCATTATAGAAGGCAACGCACCGTTAAAACTCAGCGGCGAGGATACAGAGATGGGCGGAACCGAGGAGGATTCATCCTACCCAACGGTCCGCCTTGTATCGATCCCCAAGTTCCGGGAATCGGGCGAACTAGTCCTGGTCGACACCGAAACCCTGGAGGTTGAAGTAGTCAAATTCGGCGCCTTTgcgggaaaagaagagaaacaatAA